From the Strix uralensis isolate ZFMK-TIS-50842 chromosome 33, bStrUra1, whole genome shotgun sequence genome, one window contains:
- the SMAGP gene encoding small cell adhesion glycoprotein isoform X6, whose product MEGDQPPLTAGELTTPFLKKAHTPPLHEDANTVVITVVITLVFLTLLTVLVVIIIYLYRNKGSYLTYEQPAAETDVSVQMEDAPSKEKEEYFI is encoded by the exons ATGGAAGGAGATCAGCCCCCTCTGACTGCAG gagagctgacaaCCCCCTTCCTGAAGAAGGCTCACACCCCACCGCTCCACGAGGACGCCAACACCGTGGTCATCACAG TTGTCATCACGCTGGTGTTCCTCACGCTGCTGACAGTGCTGGTGGTGATCATCATCTACCTGTACAGAAACAAGGGCAGCTACCTCACCTACGAGCAGCCAGCGGCAGAGACCGACGTGTCGGTGCAGATGGAGGATGCTCCAtccaaggagaaggaagagtatTTTATCTAA
- the DAZAP2 gene encoding DAZ-associated protein 2 has product MNGKGQYPTQPSYPVQSPANPAVYPQTVPLPQPPPYTDAPPAYSELYRPSFVPLGAATVPTMSAAYPGASVFLPMAQSVAVGPLGSSVPMAYYPVGPVYPPGSTVLVEGGFDAGARFGAGGTASIPPPPPGCPPNAAQLAVMQGANVLVTQRKGNFFLGGSDGGYTIW; this is encoded by the exons GACAATACCCCACCCAGCCGTCCTACCCCGTCCAGTCCCCCGCCAACCCCGCCGTGTACCCCCAGACTGTGCCCCTCCCGCAGCCGCCGCCCTACACCGATGCACCTCCTGCTTATTCCGAG ctttaccGTCCCAGCTTCGTGCCTCTGGGAGCTGCCACTGTCCCTACGATGTCTGCGGCGTATCCGGGCGCTTCCGTCTTCCTGCCCATGGCCCAGTCTGTGGCCGTGGGGCCGCTCGGCTCGTCGGTCCCGATGGCGTATTACCCCGTGGGACCGGTTTATCCTCCAGGCTCCACAGTCCTTGTTGAAGGTGGCTTTGATGCTGGAGCGAGGTTTGGGGCTGGTGGAACAGCCAGCATCCCT CCCCCCCCTCCAGGCTGCCCCCCCAACGCCGCCCAGCTGGCCGTCATGCAGGGAGCCAACGTCTTGGTGACGCAACGGAAGGGAAACTTCTTCCTGGGAGGCTCAGACGGCGGCTACACTATCtggtga